One Alteromonas sp. KC3 DNA segment encodes these proteins:
- a CDS encoding 3-phosphoshikimate 1-carboxyvinyltransferase: MVFKVKHPVREEPNIQHVLERMPKKAADSFSDEQLSYLNMALAGRQWGSHKVDLRGTVSVLRSRYYFVFLAGRDKRDLSRIESRIGKMAIATAIAVFVCVSMLFGLTLLYILKSWLGINLFEGFSLGLWDWIKANAS; encoded by the coding sequence GTGGTCTTTAAAGTTAAGCACCCAGTTAGAGAAGAGCCGAATATACAGCATGTTCTAGAGCGTATGCCGAAAAAAGCAGCCGACTCTTTTTCTGATGAGCAACTCTCTTACCTGAATATGGCTTTAGCAGGACGACAATGGGGTTCCCACAAAGTCGATCTTAGAGGAACCGTAAGTGTACTGAGAAGTAGGTACTATTTTGTATTTCTTGCTGGGCGAGATAAACGAGACCTATCTCGTATTGAAAGCCGTATTGGCAAAATGGCTATAGCCACCGCTATTGCTGTGTTTGTCTGCGTATCGATGCTATTTGGTTTAACATTGCTTTATATATTGAAGAGTTGGTTGGGCATCAATTTGTTTGAAGGCTTTTCTCTTGGCTTGTGGGACTGGATCAAAGCGAACGCTAGTTAA
- the infC gene encoding translation initiation factor IF-3, with product MKGANNKAQGDKARINDEIKAREVRLIGKDGEQVGVVSLAEATRNAEEAGLDLVEISPNAEPPVCKVMDYGKFLFEKSKAQKEQKKKQKQIQVKEIKFRPGTDEGDYQVKLRNLRRFLEGGDKAKVTIRFRGREMAHQDIGIDLLNRVKTDLEDIATCESFPRRVEGRQMIMVLAPNKK from the coding sequence ATTAAAGGCGCTAACAACAAGGCTCAGGGCGACAAAGCCCGCATTAACGATGAGATTAAAGCCAGAGAAGTAAGATTAATTGGCAAAGACGGTGAACAGGTTGGTGTAGTTTCGCTTGCGGAAGCTACTCGTAACGCAGAAGAAGCGGGCCTAGATCTAGTAGAAATCAGTCCGAATGCCGAGCCGCCAGTCTGTAAAGTTATGGACTATGGCAAATTCCTCTTCGAAAAAAGTAAAGCTCAAAAAGAGCAGAAGAAAAAACAGAAGCAAATTCAGGTCAAGGAGATTAAATTTCGCCCTGGCACTGATGAAGGCGATTACCAGGTCAAACTGCGCAACCTGCGTCGCTTTCTTGAAGGTGGTGATAAAGCCAAAGTTACGATCCGCTTCCGCGGTCGTGAAATGGCGCACCAAGACATCGGTATCGATCTACTAAATCGCGTTAAAACCGATTTAGAAGATATCGCTACCTGCGAGTCTTTCCCACGTCGTGTGGAAGGCCGTCAGATGATCATGGTGCTAGCCCCAAATAAGAAGTAG
- a CDS encoding mannose-1-phosphate guanylyltransferase/mannose-6-phosphate isomerase, with protein sequence MKPVVLAGGTGSRLWPKSRAAYPKQFLSLTSDSSLLQDTIARLSNSNLQSPIVVCNDAHRFIVAEQLRQKHIEHDGILLEPVGRNTAPAIALAALHATKEGDDPILFVLPADHVIEDEELFQQAIENAQVLAKQDLLVTFGIVPQHPHTGYGYIKAGDKLDNGFNVASFIEKPTLETAQQFIESGGYFWNSGMFMFRASRYLEELGKHAPAMLEVCQRAIETEKPDLDFIRVDTDIFASCPSDSIDYAVMEKTDCAAMVPLNAKWSDVGSWTSLWENADKDNDGNVRIGDTLLENTSNCYINAEQRLVTAVGLHDVIIVETKDAVLVAHKDDTQSIRRVVDKLERDKRPEFEFHREVYRPWGSYDSIDKGARFQVKRLTVKPGEMLSVQMHHHRAEHWVVVSGCAKVTINSETRLLTENESVYIPIGTIHSLENPGKIPLEIIEIQSGGYLSEDDIVRFTDRYGR encoded by the coding sequence ATGAAACCCGTAGTATTGGCAGGCGGCACTGGTAGTCGCCTGTGGCCTAAATCTCGCGCCGCGTACCCCAAACAATTTCTATCGCTGACATCAGACAGTTCACTACTTCAAGATACAATCGCACGTTTAAGTAATAGCAACTTGCAATCCCCTATTGTTGTATGTAACGACGCTCATCGCTTTATAGTCGCTGAGCAATTGCGCCAAAAGCATATCGAACACGACGGAATTCTGCTTGAGCCAGTGGGTCGTAATACAGCACCAGCAATTGCACTTGCCGCCCTCCATGCAACAAAAGAAGGCGATGATCCTATTCTTTTTGTATTACCAGCGGACCACGTAATCGAAGATGAAGAACTATTTCAACAAGCGATTGAAAACGCGCAAGTGCTCGCTAAGCAAGATTTGCTGGTAACCTTCGGCATCGTTCCCCAACACCCTCACACGGGATACGGATATATTAAAGCTGGCGATAAACTAGACAACGGTTTTAATGTTGCTTCATTCATTGAAAAACCTACTCTTGAAACTGCTCAGCAATTTATAGAATCAGGGGGCTATTTCTGGAACAGCGGCATGTTTATGTTTAGAGCTAGCAGGTACTTAGAAGAACTCGGTAAACATGCACCTGCTATGCTAGAGGTATGTCAACGCGCTATCGAGACGGAAAAACCAGATTTAGATTTCATACGGGTCGATACGGATATTTTTGCTTCGTGCCCCAGTGATTCGATAGATTACGCGGTCATGGAGAAAACCGACTGTGCAGCGATGGTACCTTTAAATGCAAAGTGGAGCGACGTAGGTAGTTGGACTTCTCTATGGGAAAATGCAGATAAAGATAACGATGGTAATGTGCGTATTGGCGACACACTGTTAGAGAACACCAGCAATTGCTATATCAATGCCGAACAACGCCTAGTGACAGCAGTTGGTTTACATGATGTCATTATTGTAGAAACGAAAGATGCTGTTTTAGTTGCTCATAAAGACGATACACAAAGTATCAGGCGTGTAGTAGATAAGTTAGAGCGTGATAAACGGCCAGAATTCGAGTTTCACAGAGAAGTATATCGCCCATGGGGTAGTTACGACTCGATTGATAAAGGAGCTCGATTCCAAGTTAAACGCTTAACGGTCAAACCTGGTGAGATGCTTTCTGTGCAAATGCACCATCATCGTGCTGAACACTGGGTAGTCGTTTCGGGTTGCGCCAAAGTAACCATCAACAGCGAAACACGACTCCTTACTGAAAATGAGTCTGTATATATTCCTATTGGAACCATACATTCGCTTGAAAACCCGGGAAAGATCCCATTGGAGATTATTGAAATTCAGTCTGGTGGGTACTTAAGTGAAGATGATATCGTTCGATTCACTGACCGCTATGGGCGTTAA
- a CDS encoding outer membrane beta-barrel protein, translating into MSRRTLSILALSVICATPTLYAQEAGRIQAGQFDIIPSFESSMAYVGNVAYARDNDPKIYSWRAIFSPELIAATQVDGNPVQFGYRLERGVYFSSTPDDYTDHFLEASGEFELNSRHRVNALAQYEDGHEDRGTGFSLGLGTNIATPDRYKSSFIGTEYMYGAVTSDGMLTFKANRQTLDYDRDEQAYLIRDRVKNRVGAEFGYRIGSATTAVLDVTQTYVRYDNQEGIDTRDSDETRVLLGLKWETTAATTGFAKVGYKEKDFKADSRSTFYGTDWEVGVEWQPLTYSTFRFSTNADTRETNGEGNFIRGRDYTASWKHEWLQRLSSSLRVSRETNEYFIDNDAIDNRDDTLMRYVASLNYEARRYLTFTFFYELADRDSNRELIGYDRNVVGISAEVTL; encoded by the coding sequence ATGTCTAGAAGGACACTCAGTATATTAGCGTTGTCGGTCATTTGCGCCACACCAACGCTCTATGCGCAGGAAGCCGGACGCATTCAAGCAGGGCAGTTCGATATCATTCCCTCATTTGAGTCATCAATGGCGTATGTTGGCAACGTAGCCTACGCACGGGACAACGACCCTAAAATTTACAGTTGGCGAGCAATCTTTTCGCCTGAATTGATTGCTGCAACTCAAGTCGACGGCAATCCAGTTCAGTTTGGTTATCGTCTTGAACGTGGTGTTTATTTCTCTAGTACACCTGATGATTATACTGACCACTTTTTAGAAGCGTCAGGTGAGTTTGAACTCAATAGTCGTCATAGAGTAAATGCACTAGCCCAATACGAAGATGGGCACGAAGACCGTGGTACTGGTTTTTCATTGGGCTTAGGCACTAATATCGCAACACCAGATAGATACAAAAGTTCCTTTATAGGCACTGAGTATATGTATGGCGCGGTAACGTCAGATGGAATGCTTACTTTCAAAGCTAACCGACAAACCCTTGATTACGATAGAGATGAACAGGCCTATCTTATTCGTGACCGCGTTAAAAATAGAGTAGGCGCCGAATTTGGGTATCGCATTGGCTCAGCTACAACGGCAGTTTTGGACGTTACCCAAACCTACGTACGCTATGACAATCAAGAAGGTATTGATACCCGCGATAGTGACGAAACCCGTGTTCTTCTTGGTCTTAAGTGGGAAACAACGGCTGCGACTACTGGATTTGCAAAAGTAGGCTATAAAGAAAAGGATTTTAAAGCAGACTCTCGCAGTACGTTTTACGGCACTGATTGGGAGGTGGGCGTTGAATGGCAACCTCTGACCTACAGTACTTTTCGATTTTCCACTAATGCAGACACGCGCGAAACAAACGGTGAAGGTAACTTCATTCGCGGCAGAGACTATACCGCATCTTGGAAGCACGAATGGCTTCAGCGCCTGAGTTCGTCGTTAAGAGTGTCTAGAGAAACCAACGAATACTTCATTGATAATGACGCGATTGATAATCGTGATGACACCTTGATGCGCTATGTAGCATCACTTAACTATGAAGCACGCCGTTATTTAACCTTTACATTTTTCTATGAACTCGCTGACCGAGATAGTAACCGCGAATTAATCGGTTATGATAGAAATGTTGTTGGTATTTCTGCAGAGGTCACCCTGTGA
- the rpmI gene encoding 50S ribosomal protein L35, which produces MPKMKTVSGAAKRFKKTGSGRFKSKQSHLRHILTKKSSKRKRHLRGKKLVHDSDTKLVQRMLPYV; this is translated from the coding sequence ATGCCTAAAATGAAAACTGTAAGCGGTGCCGCCAAACGTTTTAAGAAAACGGGTTCTGGCCGCTTTAAAAGCAAACAGTCTCACTTACGTCACATTCTGACTAAGAAGAGCTCTAAGCGTAAACGTCACCTTCGTGGCAAGAAACTGGTTCATGACTCTGATACCAAATTGGTTCAGCGCATGTTGCCTTACGTATAA
- a CDS encoding polysaccharide biosynthesis/export family protein codes for MSQYQLGSGDRISISVFGQDDLSMEVRLPDVGTINYPFLGEIKLVGLTADEVERLIYDGLLGDYLVNPSVSVSIIEYRPFFIDGEVKRPGGYPYQPGLSVNKAAALAGGYTERAARDKITIVREKDGRTFEFTVTVSDMIQPGDIITINQRFF; via the coding sequence ATGAGCCAGTATCAGCTTGGCTCGGGCGATAGAATTAGTATCAGTGTATTTGGGCAAGACGACTTATCGATGGAAGTGCGCCTACCTGATGTTGGCACCATAAACTATCCGTTTTTGGGCGAGATAAAGCTTGTAGGGCTTACCGCAGATGAAGTTGAGCGCCTGATTTACGATGGGTTGCTTGGTGATTACCTTGTTAATCCTTCCGTATCGGTATCCATTATAGAATATCGACCTTTCTTTATTGACGGCGAAGTGAAACGGCCGGGAGGTTACCCGTACCAACCGGGATTATCAGTGAATAAAGCTGCGGCGCTTGCTGGTGGATACACTGAGCGTGCGGCGCGCGATAAAATAACTATTGTAAGAGAAAAAGACGGAAGAACATTTGAATTCACTGTTACCGTCAGTGATATGATCCAACCTGGTGATATCATTACCATTAATCAACGCTTCTTCTAA
- a CDS encoding tyrosine-protein phosphatase yields the protein MIDIHSHILPGIDDGARSMDIALEMARQAVSCGVTHMVCTPHIHKGYFDNTPQSIEASYHSLVKAVNDADIPLTLSYAAEVRVNELIPVWLRKGELPFIGTWNGKNVLLLEMPHSHVPQGLDSLVKWLLRNNVQPLIAHPERNRELLAEQHKFAWLQRLGCLFQVTAGALTGRFGENVEQFAHALMSEKSFHIVASDTHDLARRPNDMKAAFERVSLFDKTFAELVFINNPAKIIGQEHL from the coding sequence TTGATCGATATACACAGTCACATTTTACCTGGCATTGACGATGGTGCTAGGTCCATGGATATTGCTCTTGAAATGGCAAGACAGGCCGTAAGTTGTGGTGTGACGCATATGGTTTGTACTCCGCATATTCATAAAGGGTACTTTGACAATACACCACAATCTATAGAGGCGTCGTATCATTCGCTTGTAAAAGCAGTCAACGACGCTGATATTCCGCTGACACTTTCTTATGCCGCTGAAGTGAGAGTAAACGAACTTATTCCCGTGTGGTTAAGAAAAGGTGAGCTGCCTTTTATTGGAACGTGGAATGGTAAGAACGTACTCTTATTAGAAATGCCTCACAGTCACGTACCACAAGGTTTAGACAGTTTGGTAAAGTGGTTGCTTCGCAATAATGTACAACCTCTTATCGCTCATCCCGAACGCAACAGAGAGCTGTTGGCCGAACAGCACAAGTTTGCATGGTTACAACGCCTCGGTTGCTTATTTCAAGTGACAGCAGGAGCTTTAACCGGTCGATTTGGTGAGAATGTCGAGCAGTTTGCTCATGCTTTGATGTCTGAAAAGTCTTTTCATATTGTGGCGTCTGATACCCATGATTTGGCACGTCGTCCCAATGACATGAAAGCGGCATTTGAGAGGGTTTCGTTGTTTGACAAAACCTTTGCAGAATTGGTGTTTATTAATAATCCAGCAAAAATAATCGGCCAAGAACACCTGTGA
- a CDS encoding VpsP family polysaccharide biosynthesis protein — MIKLKSVFSDSRATSLISGLIALLALWALVLSAQQFMAGNAYYSVKNSIEKWQRTPDQLSVEGVDNALSQINKAVSAFPNNAFYYQMRGQVFEWYAQTQYVSGQLPTNKQLDYLNEAFVNYEKSIQLRPNWSGSWVGLASIKWKKNELDEVFYQYLNMAIESGPQDAILHKFIVEFGLTMFNARSVHYVNVRDLLKKHLALGLANPLSRDFVLAVIARQRSQKVVCRWLNQAQYSIRKHIPGCVVFN; from the coding sequence ATGATAAAGCTTAAGAGCGTGTTTTCAGATAGTCGAGCTACCTCACTTATTAGTGGGCTTATTGCACTGCTTGCGCTATGGGCACTCGTTTTAAGTGCTCAGCAGTTCATGGCTGGAAATGCATATTACAGTGTGAAAAACAGTATTGAAAAATGGCAAAGAACACCTGACCAACTCAGTGTGGAGGGTGTCGACAATGCGCTTTCTCAAATAAACAAGGCGGTGTCTGCCTTTCCCAATAATGCATTCTATTATCAAATGCGTGGGCAGGTGTTCGAGTGGTATGCCCAAACACAGTATGTCAGCGGCCAGCTTCCAACAAATAAACAGTTAGATTATTTAAATGAAGCGTTTGTTAACTATGAAAAAAGCATACAGTTAAGACCAAACTGGAGCGGCAGTTGGGTAGGGCTTGCATCCATAAAATGGAAAAAGAATGAGCTAGATGAAGTCTTTTACCAGTATTTGAACATGGCAATAGAGAGTGGGCCTCAAGACGCTATCTTACATAAATTTATCGTTGAATTTGGACTAACAATGTTTAACGCAAGATCTGTCCACTATGTTAACGTGCGCGACTTGCTGAAAAAGCATTTAGCGTTAGGTCTTGCCAACCCGTTGAGTCGTGACTTTGTGCTTGCCGTTATTGCAAGGCAGCGGTCACAGAAAGTGGTATGCCGATGGCTAAATCAAGCACAGTACTCGATAAGAAAGCACATACCGGGTTGTGTAGTGTTTAACTAG
- a CDS encoding undecaprenyl-phosphate glucose phosphotransferase, whose translation MDNRVESNKAIKARPVESSTNSGLAVRNQSGFSTIYRLIDLSLVTMLYYASAAYYGTQIDATSLILLFINVICFQISAEGVELYRSWRGHRTPEVLRAAAITWGLSILGTMTFGYFFVQDIKTPPPAILLWFASSFVILIVWRYVMRKFLFKIRKSGLNSRRSIIIGATHLGANVALQIQQNEHLGIRFNGIYDDREAERLPHELQGAVLGNIEAAIEMAKRNEVDYIYIALPMSAENRIRAILEQCSDTTASVYVIPNFFMYNLLNARWQTVGNVQALSVYDTPFQGASDVLKRLEDVVLSTLILTLISVPMLCIAAAVKLTSKGPVIFKQKRYGLDGKQITVYKFRSMTTQDNGSVVKQATKNDARLTKIGGFLRRTSLDELPQFINVLQGRMSIVGPRPHAVAHNEEYRKIITGYMLRHKVKPGITGWAQVNGLRGETETTNKMVQRVEYDLDYIHRWSIWFDIKIVFMTVFNGFVNKNAY comes from the coding sequence ATGGACAACAGAGTAGAATCTAACAAAGCGATCAAAGCACGCCCCGTCGAATCCAGCACCAACAGTGGCTTGGCGGTTAGAAATCAAAGTGGCTTTTCGACGATATATCGCCTTATCGACTTGTCTCTCGTTACAATGCTGTATTATGCATCTGCGGCGTATTACGGTACTCAGATTGATGCAACTAGCCTTATTCTTTTATTTATCAATGTCATATGTTTTCAAATTTCCGCTGAAGGGGTTGAATTATACCGTTCATGGCGCGGACACCGTACCCCTGAAGTCTTGCGCGCGGCAGCCATTACTTGGGGATTAAGTATTCTGGGCACAATGACCTTTGGGTACTTCTTTGTACAAGATATCAAAACACCTCCTCCTGCTATTTTGCTGTGGTTTGCCTCTTCGTTTGTCATACTTATTGTGTGGCGCTATGTGATGCGGAAGTTTCTTTTTAAGATTAGAAAAAGTGGTTTAAATTCACGACGTTCTATTATTATTGGTGCCACTCACCTTGGCGCAAATGTCGCACTTCAGATACAGCAGAACGAGCATTTAGGTATTCGCTTCAATGGTATTTATGATGACAGGGAAGCAGAGAGGCTTCCTCACGAATTACAAGGCGCGGTGCTTGGCAACATAGAGGCAGCAATAGAAATGGCCAAGCGCAATGAAGTTGATTATATTTATATTGCGTTGCCGATGAGTGCGGAAAATCGTATACGCGCAATCTTAGAGCAGTGCAGTGATACAACTGCTAGTGTGTATGTTATTCCTAACTTCTTTATGTACAACCTACTCAATGCACGTTGGCAAACCGTAGGTAATGTACAAGCATTGAGTGTATATGACACACCTTTCCAAGGCGCTAGCGATGTCTTAAAACGATTGGAAGATGTCGTACTGAGTACCCTGATACTCACGCTAATCTCTGTTCCAATGTTGTGTATTGCAGCTGCAGTTAAACTTACTTCAAAAGGCCCTGTGATTTTCAAACAAAAGCGCTACGGATTAGACGGTAAACAAATAACCGTTTATAAGTTTCGCTCGATGACCACACAAGACAACGGCTCTGTGGTAAAGCAAGCAACGAAGAACGATGCACGTCTTACAAAAATAGGCGGCTTTTTAAGGCGTACTTCACTTGACGAACTACCTCAGTTTATTAATGTATTACAAGGTCGAATGTCTATCGTTGGGCCGCGTCCTCACGCTGTCGCGCATAATGAGGAGTATCGAAAGATCATCACTGGGTATATGCTTCGCCATAAAGTAAAGCCTGGTATTACAGGCTGGGCACAAGTGAATGGCCTTCGCGGAGAAACTGAAACGACCAATAAGATGGTACAACGCGTTGAATATGACTTAGATTACATTCATCGTTGGTCAATTTGGTTCGATATTAAGATTGTCTTTATGACTGTCTTTAACGGCTTTGTGAATAAAAACGCCTATTAA
- the rplT gene encoding 50S ribosomal protein L20: protein MARVKRGTIARARHKKVLKQAKGYYGARSRVYRVAVQAVTKAGQYAYRDRRQRKRQFRQLWIARINAAARQNGMSYSRFINGLKKASVEIDRKILADIAVHDKAAFSALVEAAKGALA, encoded by the coding sequence ATGGCTAGAGTAAAACGCGGCACTATCGCACGTGCTCGTCACAAAAAAGTCCTCAAGCAGGCAAAAGGTTATTACGGCGCACGTTCACGTGTTTATCGCGTAGCGGTACAAGCTGTAACTAAAGCTGGTCAATATGCTTACCGTGACCGTCGTCAGCGCAAGCGTCAATTCCGTCAACTATGGATTGCACGTATCAACGCTGCTGCACGTCAAAATGGTATGTCATACAGCCGTTTCATCAACGGTCTGAAGAAAGCGTCTGTTGAAATCGATCGTAAGATCCTTGCCGACATCGCAGTACATGACAAAGCAGCTTTCAGCGCACTAGTCGAAGCGGCTAAAGGCGCATTAGCTTAA
- a CDS encoding GumC family protein yields the protein MAVNSREEFHNGMFENETIDVAHYLGIIKRYAFRIVSLAIAFTILVTLLVMRMTPLYTSTATILVEAEKANVVSIEEVYGLDTKRKDYMQTQFEILRSRQIAQRTVESMSLYNNDDFMPAEDESSIVDDIKAQLTEWLPFLPQEEIKTLTSEEILAAKKRKATSLLMKALNIEMVDNTQVMRITVTTESPNLSAELANAVADVYIENYLQAKLDMTAKATSFLTDSIEGLKDKLDVAERNLAKFYEQNQVVNIDGVVGLASDELEQLNKQLLDAQTALKLNAVIYRQTRNDVSLNDIARLPEVLNHPTIRDVRRDEAKAMTRVSELSKVYGPKHPRMIAANAELSSIRDTLSSQIRDLITSITTQYEVSEDRVAQLEREVEEAKAEFRSLSALDNQRKALQREVDINQQLYNSFFTRLKETDELGGFESANARILDEAMPKYIPSEPNKKLLIGAAFVFSIGFGVFLAIAMETLNSGIRSVEDVERKLGQRMLGLIPWLPHKKKTNLPVRSFFDGKKHQFAESVRTLRTSLSLLNIDKEEQAIMITSSVPKEGKTTVSINLAFALGQLDKTILIDADLRRPSVGKQFNIPNYQPGVANLILKSHTFEECLVQDEESRIDILSAGTIPSNPQELLADKGFDELIKFLKTQYKYVVVDTAPTQAVSDSMVIANSCDSVIYVVRADSTSEKLINNGLSRFLQVGHRLDGVVLNQVDLRKSDVAQRYAGFYDQYGYTSHKNS from the coding sequence ATGGCAGTAAATAGCAGGGAAGAGTTTCACAATGGTATGTTTGAGAATGAAACCATTGATGTCGCTCACTATTTAGGAATTATTAAGCGTTACGCATTTCGCATAGTGTCGTTGGCGATTGCGTTCACCATTCTCGTTACGCTTCTTGTAATGCGAATGACACCGCTATACACCTCTACTGCTACGATCCTTGTGGAAGCTGAAAAGGCAAATGTAGTCTCTATCGAAGAGGTCTATGGGCTAGATACTAAGCGTAAAGACTACATGCAAACACAGTTTGAGATTTTGCGCTCACGGCAAATAGCACAGCGTACAGTTGAGAGTATGTCATTGTATAATAACGATGATTTCATGCCAGCTGAAGACGAGTCTAGCATAGTTGATGATATCAAGGCTCAACTGACAGAGTGGTTGCCTTTCTTACCGCAAGAAGAGATTAAGACGCTAACATCCGAAGAAATCCTTGCTGCCAAAAAACGCAAAGCGACCTCTTTGCTTATGAAAGCACTCAATATTGAGATGGTCGACAACACTCAAGTGATGCGTATTACGGTAACCACTGAGTCGCCCAACCTATCTGCAGAGCTCGCTAACGCAGTTGCCGATGTTTATATTGAGAACTACTTACAAGCTAAGCTTGATATGACAGCGAAAGCAACCTCGTTTTTGACCGATAGTATTGAAGGACTTAAAGATAAACTGGATGTAGCAGAGCGTAATCTTGCAAAGTTCTATGAGCAAAATCAGGTGGTGAATATCGACGGCGTGGTTGGGCTCGCATCGGATGAACTAGAGCAGCTCAACAAGCAACTGCTCGATGCGCAAACTGCGCTTAAGTTAAACGCTGTAATTTATAGACAAACGCGTAATGATGTTTCGCTAAATGATATTGCTCGGTTACCTGAGGTACTTAATCATCCAACTATTCGCGATGTACGCCGCGATGAAGCGAAAGCAATGACCCGAGTTAGTGAGTTGAGCAAAGTATATGGACCTAAGCATCCAAGAATGATTGCTGCCAATGCGGAATTAAGTTCAATAAGAGATACCTTGAGTAGTCAAATTCGTGACCTTATCACCAGTATCACGACGCAATATGAAGTTTCAGAAGACCGCGTTGCACAGCTTGAAAGAGAAGTAGAAGAAGCTAAAGCAGAGTTTCGTTCATTGTCTGCGCTTGATAACCAACGCAAAGCGCTGCAGCGCGAAGTCGATATTAACCAGCAGCTTTACAATTCATTTTTTACTCGATTGAAAGAAACCGATGAGCTTGGTGGCTTTGAATCGGCAAATGCGCGCATACTCGACGAAGCTATGCCCAAATATATACCGTCAGAGCCAAACAAGAAGCTCCTGATTGGCGCAGCATTTGTTTTTAGTATTGGATTTGGTGTGTTTCTCGCCATCGCAATGGAAACACTTAACAGCGGTATTCGTTCAGTTGAAGATGTCGAGCGCAAGCTGGGACAGCGTATGTTGGGGCTTATTCCTTGGCTTCCGCATAAAAAGAAAACCAATTTGCCTGTACGCTCTTTCTTTGATGGTAAAAAGCACCAATTTGCTGAATCTGTAAGGACGTTAAGAACAAGTTTGTCGTTGCTTAACATCGACAAAGAAGAGCAGGCGATAATGATAACGTCCAGTGTTCCCAAAGAAGGGAAGACCACGGTATCTATTAACTTAGCGTTTGCACTAGGGCAGTTAGACAAGACTATTCTAATTGACGCTGATTTACGTCGTCCAAGCGTAGGTAAGCAATTTAATATTCCTAATTATCAACCTGGCGTGGCTAACCTCATATTAAAGTCTCACACTTTTGAGGAATGTCTGGTGCAAGATGAAGAATCACGTATTGATATATTGTCGGCTGGTACTATTCCTTCAAACCCACAAGAGTTACTCGCAGATAAAGGTTTTGATGAATTAATTAAATTCCTCAAAACGCAGTATAAATATGTGGTGGTAGATACTGCTCCTACGCAAGCGGTCAGTGATTCAATGGTCATTGCGAATTCGTGCGACTCTGTCATTTATGTGGTGCGCGCCGACAGTACGAGTGAGAAACTCATCAACAACGGATTATCACGTTTTCTACAAGTAGGCCATCGTCTTGATGGTGTGGTATTAAATCAAGTAGACTTACGCAAATCAGATGTTGCACAAAGGTATGCTGGATTTTATGACCAATATGGTTACACAAGTCATAAGAACAGTTAA